A part of Aspergillus flavus chromosome 5, complete sequence genomic DNA contains:
- a CDS encoding protocatechuate 3,4-dioxygenase beta subunit has protein sequence MHISSTLLTLALLATAMAHAGPHDILSRSEISRRSAMGLKCRENVSQYHERRWKRNIDRRWHGHNTTFSVHTEAPYFETIQNDTCVLTPEVTEGPYVYPPSQTLRRDMTENQPGVPLWLDIGVLDMATCEPLEDVLIDMWHCNATGSYSSFTHLSPNTPFVELLNELGINGSDYKIGTTDLHTDNTTFLRGMWPTDKHGMMEMKTIFPGFYVERTIHIHVQVHTDWTLRENGTIVTGNVVSTGQLYFDEALAEKIMSLEPYASHKQINRTTNAEDSIFPYDTAGGFNPVVDIVPMDGKDVTKGMIGYITLGVDTSAIEHGDNYVGVL, from the exons ATGCATATATCCTCTACGCTCCTAACCTTGGCCTTGCTGGCCACTGCTATGGCTCATGCGGGGCCACACGATATCCTGAGTCGTAGCGAGATCAGTCGTCGCTCCGCAATGGGTTTGAAGTGTCGCGAGAACGTTTCCCAGTACCATGAGCGGCGCTGGAAACGGAACATCGACCGCCGCTGGCATGGTCACAACACTACATTCTCCGTTCACACCGAGGCACCCTACTTCGAGACTATCCAGAACGACACTTGCGTGTTGACCCCCGAGGTCACTGAAGGACCCTATGTCTACCCCCCTTCGCAAACGCTCCGCCGGGACATGACTGAGAACCAGCCCGGTGTACCGCTGTGGCTAGATATTGGTGTTCTCGACATGGCCACATGCGAACCTCTCGAGGATGTTCTGATCGATATGTGGCACTGCAATGCTACTGGATCCTACTCCAGCTTCACGCACCTGTCGCCCAACACTCCTTTCGTCGAGCTCCTCAATGAGCTGGGCATCAATGGGAGCGACTACAAAATTGGAACCACTGACCTGCACACCGATAATACTACCTTCCTGCGCGGAATGTGGCCTACCGATAAACATGGTATGATGGAAATGAAGACCATCTTCCCTG GATTCTATGTTGAGCGTACAATTCACATCCACGTTCAAGTTCACACCGACTGGACTCTCCGTGAAAACGGCACCATTGTCACAGGAAACGTCGTGAGCACTGGCCAGCTATATTTCGACGAAGCGCTGGCAGAGAAGATCATGTCTCTTGAGCCTTACGCCTCTCACAAGCAGATAAACCGTACCACCAACGCCGAGGACTCTATTTTCCCTTACGACACGGCTGGAGGCTTCAACCCTGTGGTCGATATCGTGCCCATGGATGGAAAGGACGTAACCAAGGGAATGATTGGTTACATTACCCTAGGTGTTGACACCAGTGCCATTGAACATGGTGACAACTATGTGGGTGTGTTATAG